One part of the Mariniblastus fucicola genome encodes these proteins:
- a CDS encoding class I SAM-dependent methyltransferase: protein MSETLSIATANSKSPTQTLKEIIGAVVSTACRSRADELYRSPTSSPRGIRDKAIMAWLKRRSLHEGSSEFFERLHLDFWATDGGEEFADNCDHRFEDLFLKKQSEDFDALKKVWNEVGPKQIVEFGCSSGKLTNYLATNLDGVQSATGIEINRAQVESNRKSTSFDPRVRFECADASNWLNENALPETLFVTNGGVLEYFHRERLNEMLARIVEESKPAIFFASEPVAVDHDWANSKESVPFGEELSFSHNYTDLFESNGFAILHQRSVDFGQWTMVCTIAVAN from the coding sequence ATGAGCGAAACTCTTTCGATCGCAACGGCCAACAGCAAGAGCCCTACGCAAACACTCAAGGAAATCATTGGAGCTGTCGTTTCAACGGCTTGCCGATCTCGTGCCGACGAACTGTATCGCTCCCCGACCAGTTCGCCTCGTGGAATTCGTGACAAAGCAATTATGGCGTGGCTCAAACGACGTTCGTTGCATGAAGGATCCAGTGAATTCTTTGAACGCCTTCATCTCGATTTTTGGGCCACCGATGGAGGGGAGGAGTTTGCAGACAATTGCGATCACCGTTTTGAAGATCTGTTTCTCAAAAAACAGAGCGAAGATTTCGACGCTTTGAAAAAAGTTTGGAACGAAGTTGGCCCAAAGCAGATTGTGGAGTTCGGTTGTAGTTCTGGAAAGCTGACAAACTATCTGGCAACGAATCTTGACGGAGTTCAGTCAGCGACCGGAATCGAGATCAACCGGGCTCAGGTTGAATCAAATCGGAAATCAACATCGTTCGATCCACGAGTCCGTTTCGAGTGTGCCGACGCGTCCAACTGGCTGAATGAGAATGCGTTGCCGGAGACACTCTTTGTAACCAACGGCGGCGTGTTGGAGTATTTTCACCGTGAGAGGCTCAACGAAATGCTGGCGCGAATCGTTGAGGAATCAAAGCCAGCGATCTTTTTCGCCAGCGAACCGGTCGCAGTCGATCATGATTGGGCGAACTCGAAAGAGTCCGTTCCCTTCGGCGAGGAATTGTCTTTCTCTCACAACTACACGGACCTGTTTGAGTCCAACGGGTTTGCGATTCTGCATCAACGCTCAGTAGATTTCGGTCAGTGGACCATGGTGTGCACGATCGCCGTCGCGAACTGA
- a CDS encoding arylsulfatase: MIRLAVVLLCFFTASPLLAEKPNVVFILADDLGYSDLGCYGSEIETPNLDALAANGLRFTQFYNTGRCWPTRASLMTGYYPHQVHRDRLPGLGGGTRGKRQTWARLLPDFLRPHGYRNYHSGKWHIDGKCLDAGFDRSLNMRNQGNFFSNVGNQIDDRPVEPAEPDSGYYATTATVDHAIGCLQEHSENYSDQPFFQYVAFIAPHFPLHAPADDIQKYADAYLDGWEEMRKQRYGRQLKIGLHQSALSAVEPDVGPPYDFPDAFQKLGPGEVNRPLPWADLTEEQRRFQATKMAIHAAMIDRMDKEIGRLIEQLKSMGQYENTIIFFASDNGASAEIMVRNGGHDPNAAPGSAASYLCLGPGFSNACNTPFRRHKTWVHEGGISTPLIVHWPKGISAKGELRHTASHVIDIVPTIFELTEIEKPTRWEDEKIPAAPGKSLVAAFERDIEIEREQLWWSHEGNAAIRVGDFKLVKGGGEPWSLYNIATDRAEAVDLVESEPAKAEELKRLWQEQVDEIVELVKQSQPNPRKSKQ, translated from the coding sequence ATGATTCGCCTCGCTGTAGTTCTGCTCTGTTTCTTCACGGCCAGCCCGCTTCTGGCGGAAAAACCAAACGTGGTTTTCATCCTGGCGGACGATCTCGGGTACTCCGACCTCGGCTGCTACGGCAGCGAGATTGAAACTCCGAATCTGGACGCGCTGGCGGCCAACGGATTGCGATTCACTCAGTTCTACAACACGGGAAGGTGCTGGCCGACGCGAGCTTCATTGATGACCGGCTACTATCCGCACCAGGTTCACCGTGATCGATTGCCAGGGCTAGGTGGTGGCACACGCGGCAAACGCCAAACGTGGGCCAGACTACTGCCTGACTTTCTGCGGCCGCATGGATATCGTAACTATCACAGCGGCAAGTGGCACATCGATGGAAAGTGCCTCGACGCAGGTTTCGACAGGTCGTTGAACATGCGGAATCAAGGCAACTTTTTTAGCAACGTTGGCAACCAAATTGACGATCGGCCCGTAGAGCCTGCCGAACCTGATTCAGGCTACTACGCAACGACAGCCACTGTGGATCATGCGATCGGTTGTCTGCAGGAGCACTCTGAAAACTACTCGGACCAGCCGTTCTTTCAGTACGTCGCCTTCATCGCGCCGCACTTTCCGTTGCATGCTCCGGCGGACGATATCCAGAAGTACGCCGATGCGTATCTTGATGGTTGGGAAGAAATGCGAAAGCAACGTTACGGTCGTCAACTGAAAATCGGCTTGCACCAATCCGCGCTTTCGGCGGTCGAGCCTGACGTTGGGCCCCCGTACGATTTCCCGGACGCGTTTCAAAAACTTGGTCCCGGTGAAGTCAACCGGCCCTTGCCATGGGCGGATTTGACGGAAGAGCAACGTCGTTTTCAAGCGACCAAAATGGCGATTCATGCCGCCATGATCGATCGGATGGACAAAGAGATCGGTCGGCTGATCGAGCAGCTGAAATCGATGGGGCAGTATGAAAACACGATCATCTTTTTCGCATCCGACAATGGAGCCAGCGCTGAAATCATGGTTCGCAACGGAGGCCACGATCCGAACGCCGCTCCGGGAAGTGCCGCTTCCTACCTTTGCCTTGGCCCCGGTTTTTCGAACGCCTGCAATACTCCTTTTCGACGCCACAAAACGTGGGTTCACGAAGGCGGCATCAGCACTCCGTTGATCGTTCATTGGCCGAAAGGGATTTCCGCCAAAGGTGAACTTCGGCATACCGCGTCGCATGTGATCGACATAGTGCCGACGATCTTTGAGTTGACCGAAATCGAAAAACCGACGCGATGGGAGGACGAAAAAATTCCGGCGGCTCCGGGCAAAAGCCTGGTCGCTGCGTTTGAGCGTGACATCGAAATCGAGCGGGAACAACTCTGGTGGTCGCACGAAGGCAACGCTGCGATTCGCGTTGGAGACTTCAAGCTCGTCAAAGGCGGCGGGGAGCCGTGGTCTTTGTACAACATCGCGACCGACCGAGCCGAGGCGGTTGATTTGGTTGAGTCAGAACCCGCCAAAGCGGAGGAGCTCAAACGACTGTGGCAGGAGCAGGTGGACGAGATAGTCGAACTGGTAAAGCAGTCTCAGCCGAATCCACGCAAATCGAAGCAATAG
- a CDS encoding globin domain-containing protein, with amino-acid sequence MSFDDPAQIEELFTKLTAAFYRRVRTDDLIGPMYPEDDFEGAEERLRDFLIYRFGGSDRYIQERGHPRLRMRHAPFKIGVAERDRWLEMMSAAMEESEVPGEIALELKVFFDQVAEFMRNDE; translated from the coding sequence ATGAGCTTCGACGACCCAGCACAGATTGAAGAACTGTTCACGAAACTGACCGCTGCGTTTTACCGCCGTGTTCGGACTGACGATCTGATCGGGCCCATGTATCCGGAAGACGACTTTGAGGGTGCCGAGGAACGTTTACGCGATTTTCTGATCTATCGCTTCGGTGGATCGGATCGTTATATCCAAGAGCGTGGGCATCCACGACTTCGCATGCGACATGCTCCGTTCAAGATCGGAGTCGCTGAACGCGATCGGTGGCTGGAAATGATGAGTGCGGCAATGGAAGAGTCTGAGGTTCCTGGCGAGATTGCACTGGAACTGAAAGTCTTCTTTGATCAAGTCGCTGAGTTCATGCGAAATGATGAATAG
- a CDS encoding efflux RND transporter permease subunit → MLDAVIKLSLRYRFLVIVISLILLVYGSWLATTMPIDVFPDLDRPRVIILTECPGLATEEVETLVTHPIEISLLGASGVEAVRSQSTAGLNVIYIEFGWDTKIRDARQTVQERLSTLDGILPKGINPQMTPPSSIMGQIVIAGAYRQKGPTGGQLAAIGKTELMAELIQDNEGQPTLNFWEPVDRHEPKTWSPTELVYEETDAFASPPAFTVEVNGRAIDVEFPSELQQQMDLGTIGDWVVRPRLLKVSGVAECFIQGGDRKQYQILVNPTALIEYGVTLQDVQRVLEESNINTSGGFAITGESERPIRVLGRVGPDARRVIEDLTSVPVKVTDKRSVLLGQVAEITEGAEFKRGDGAINGQPGVVFTIVKQPHVDTRSLTDNIADALAEVESSLPADVVINSELFRLRNFIDRGVFNVGEALVVGAVLVVIVLFLFLLNFRTTFITLTAIPLSLVITMLVFRLIGYLTDASLTINVMTLGGIAVAMGELVDDAIVDVENIFRRLKDNNSLDNPRPAIQVVYDASREVRGAIVFGTVVVILVFLPLFAISGVAGRLFEPLGIAYIVSILSSLLVSLTVTPVLSFYLLPKSKATHRDSDGLLLRFLKRIGGAMVRLSMAIPGPLLLLTWIAFGIAAWQFANLGSSFLPEFDEGSVQVNVMLPPGSSLEASNQVSSIIDGKFRELQKGIDNPDGEILHFVRRTGRAEMDEHASPVNVSEYILSMNPDAEIRRDEVIDKLLDEVKLEVPGVAIEVEQPLAHLISHMVSGVYAQIAIKIFGDDLDQLQAYANRAKQSIATVEGVTEPIIEPIRKTEELHIRLRSEDLALHGVTRAWVASVLQTALQGEVVSQILEGQRRFDLLVRLEEEYRTDYANLQRLRIDLPDNRGPVELSDLADVEIGVGPNAIARDNGRRRIVIRCNTQGRDLSSAVAEIQTTLDQQLDLSEGYFVEYSGQFESQRRATQTILILSMVSLVGMFIVLMVLMPSVRIVLQILNALPTAFIGGVLALVLTQQTLTVASLVGFISLGGIAVRNGILLVTHYIHLIKEEGQEYSKETILRGSLERLAPVLMTALTAGIALIPLVLGGKEPGREILYPVATVILGGLFTSTFCEFLIHPGLFWKFSGKDAVKIASNEDIDEIQDDVKAHRA, encoded by the coding sequence ATGCTTGACGCTGTAATCAAACTGTCGCTCCGCTATCGATTTCTGGTCATCGTGATCAGCCTGATCCTGTTGGTGTATGGGTCGTGGTTGGCCACGACAATGCCAATCGATGTATTTCCGGATCTTGACCGGCCGCGAGTTATCATACTGACCGAATGCCCCGGCCTGGCGACCGAAGAAGTCGAAACGTTGGTGACGCACCCGATCGAAATCTCCCTTCTCGGTGCCAGTGGCGTCGAAGCTGTTCGCAGTCAAAGCACTGCAGGGCTGAACGTGATCTACATCGAATTCGGTTGGGACACCAAAATCCGTGACGCCCGGCAAACGGTGCAGGAGCGACTCTCGACGCTTGACGGAATTTTACCGAAAGGCATCAATCCGCAGATGACTCCACCGTCTTCGATCATGGGTCAGATTGTGATCGCCGGCGCGTACCGACAGAAAGGTCCGACAGGAGGACAGCTTGCCGCCATTGGAAAAACAGAGCTGATGGCTGAACTGATTCAGGATAACGAAGGCCAGCCAACGCTCAATTTCTGGGAACCGGTCGACCGCCACGAACCGAAAACGTGGTCGCCGACTGAATTGGTCTATGAAGAGACGGATGCTTTCGCCTCACCGCCAGCTTTCACGGTCGAAGTAAACGGCCGAGCCATTGACGTTGAATTTCCTTCGGAGCTGCAGCAGCAAATGGATCTGGGCACGATCGGCGATTGGGTCGTCCGTCCCCGTTTGTTGAAAGTTTCCGGCGTGGCAGAGTGCTTCATCCAGGGCGGTGACCGAAAACAGTATCAGATCCTCGTTAACCCGACGGCGCTGATCGAATACGGAGTCACGCTGCAGGATGTTCAGCGAGTGCTCGAAGAAAGCAACATCAACACCAGCGGCGGATTCGCGATCACTGGAGAATCAGAGCGGCCAATTCGAGTGCTCGGGCGTGTTGGTCCGGACGCTCGTCGCGTGATAGAAGACCTCACCAGCGTTCCGGTAAAAGTCACTGACAAGCGTTCCGTTCTGTTGGGGCAGGTTGCCGAAATCACCGAGGGTGCCGAGTTCAAACGTGGCGATGGCGCGATCAATGGCCAGCCTGGCGTCGTGTTCACGATCGTCAAGCAGCCTCATGTCGACACGCGTAGCTTGACGGACAATATTGCTGATGCGTTGGCCGAAGTCGAATCGTCGTTGCCCGCCGATGTCGTCATCAACAGCGAACTCTTTCGACTGCGAAACTTCATTGATCGAGGTGTCTTCAACGTCGGGGAAGCACTTGTTGTCGGAGCGGTTCTGGTCGTGATCGTGCTGTTTCTGTTTTTGCTGAACTTTCGTACGACCTTCATCACCCTGACCGCGATTCCACTTTCGCTTGTGATCACGATGCTGGTTTTCAGGTTGATCGGATACCTGACCGACGCGTCGCTAACGATCAACGTCATGACGCTGGGCGGAATTGCGGTCGCTATGGGAGAGCTTGTCGACGACGCGATTGTTGACGTGGAGAACATTTTCCGGCGGCTCAAAGACAATAACTCGCTCGACAATCCGAGGCCGGCGATTCAGGTGGTCTACGACGCCAGTCGCGAAGTCCGAGGTGCAATTGTGTTTGGCACTGTTGTCGTGATCCTGGTCTTCCTGCCTCTTTTTGCGATTTCGGGCGTTGCGGGTCGACTGTTTGAGCCACTCGGGATTGCGTACATCGTTTCCATCCTGTCGTCGCTGCTGGTTTCTCTAACCGTCACCCCGGTGCTCTCGTTTTACCTGCTGCCAAAATCGAAAGCGACGCATCGCGATTCCGATGGGTTGCTTCTGAGGTTCCTCAAACGCATCGGCGGCGCGATGGTTCGATTGAGCATGGCGATCCCCGGTCCGCTGCTTTTATTGACCTGGATTGCGTTTGGAATCGCGGCGTGGCAATTCGCGAACCTAGGCAGCAGTTTCTTGCCAGAGTTCGATGAAGGCAGCGTGCAAGTCAACGTGATGCTGCCTCCCGGATCGTCGCTGGAGGCTTCAAACCAGGTCTCGTCGATTATCGACGGCAAATTCCGGGAGCTTCAGAAAGGCATCGATAATCCTGACGGGGAGATTCTACATTTTGTCCGCCGGACGGGGCGAGCTGAAATGGACGAGCATGCATCTCCGGTGAATGTGTCAGAGTACATCCTCAGCATGAATCCGGATGCGGAGATTCGACGCGATGAGGTGATCGATAAACTGTTGGACGAAGTAAAACTTGAAGTTCCTGGGGTTGCGATTGAAGTCGAACAACCGTTGGCGCACTTGATCAGCCACATGGTGTCAGGCGTTTACGCTCAGATCGCAATCAAGATCTTTGGAGATGATCTTGATCAGCTTCAAGCTTATGCGAACCGAGCCAAACAGAGTATCGCCACGGTGGAAGGTGTGACCGAACCGATCATCGAGCCGATTCGTAAGACGGAAGAACTTCATATTCGTTTACGATCGGAAGATCTTGCTTTGCACGGCGTCACCCGGGCTTGGGTTGCGAGCGTTTTGCAGACAGCGCTCCAGGGCGAAGTCGTCTCGCAAATTCTCGAAGGACAACGTCGCTTTGATTTGCTCGTGCGGCTCGAAGAAGAATATCGCACCGATTACGCAAACCTCCAACGCCTGCGAATTGACCTGCCGGACAATCGTGGACCAGTCGAACTGAGCGACCTGGCTGATGTTGAAATCGGAGTCGGACCCAACGCAATCGCCAGAGACAATGGTCGTCGAAGAATCGTGATTCGCTGCAATACGCAGGGACGCGACCTTTCCAGCGCGGTCGCTGAAATCCAGACTACGCTCGACCAACAGCTTGACCTCAGTGAAGGCTATTTTGTCGAATACTCCGGGCAATTTGAAAGCCAGCGACGTGCGACGCAAACGATTCTCATTCTCAGCATGGTATCGCTAGTGGGAATGTTTATCGTGCTGATGGTGCTGATGCCGTCGGTTCGAATCGTGTTGCAGATTCTGAACGCTCTGCCAACGGCTTTCATTGGCGGCGTCCTGGCTCTGGTTCTCACACAGCAAACGTTGACGGTAGCCAGCCTGGTGGGATTCATCTCCCTGGGCGGAATCGCCGTCCGCAACGGAATCCTGTTGGTGACTCATTACATTCACCTGATCAAGGAAGAAGGTCAGGAATACTCCAAAGAAACCATCCTTCGCGGCAGCCTCGAAAGGCTCGCTCCGGTACTGATGACCGCGCTTACGGCGGGGATCGCGCTGATTCCCCTCGTGCTTGGCGGCAAAGAACCTGGCCGCGAGATTTTGTATCCTGTCGCCACGGTAATTCTGGGAGGTCTGTTTACATCTACGTTCTGCGAGTTTCTTATCCACCCCGGCCTGTTCTGGAAGTTCAGCGGCAAGGACGCTGTGAAAATTGCTTCGAATGAAGACATCGATGAGATCCAGGACGACGTGAAAGCGCATCGAGCTTGA
- a CDS encoding DUF2061 domain-containing protein, whose product MGQYKRESHARSLIKGISWRIVATMDTILIVAIVTKYSEGKMNLDHAIKIGLYEFLIKYVIYYLHERIWEYVRSGDGLEKSRTLKKAISWRIVATTMTFIIAAVVLNNGAASESVESGSDDVESNVARVALAIAVIEFFTKFILYYVHERIWAKIPLGKIRNWLFGKKKA is encoded by the coding sequence ATGGGTCAATACAAACGCGAATCTCACGCCAGGAGCCTGATCAAAGGCATCTCGTGGCGAATCGTGGCGACGATGGACACAATCCTGATCGTCGCGATCGTGACGAAATATTCCGAGGGAAAGATGAACCTCGATCACGCGATCAAGATTGGGCTTTATGAATTCCTGATCAAGTACGTCATCTACTATCTTCACGAACGCATTTGGGAGTACGTTCGATCAGGCGACGGTTTGGAGAAATCACGGACACTCAAAAAAGCAATCTCGTGGCGGATCGTGGCAACCACCATGACATTTATCATTGCCGCTGTCGTGTTGAACAATGGTGCCGCAAGTGAAAGTGTTGAATCCGGCAGCGACGATGTCGAAAGCAATGTCGCCCGAGTCGCATTGGCGATCGCCGTTATTGAGTTCTTCACCAAGTTCATTCTGTACTACGTGCACGAACGGATCTGGGCAAAAATTCCGCTGGGGAAGATTCGAAACTGGCTGTTCGGGAAAAAGAAAGCCTGA
- the lepA gene encoding translation elongation factor 4, which translates to MNHIRNFCIIAHIDHGKSTLADRLIQACNGVSDREFKDQLLDSMDIERERGITIKSNTVSLDYTAKDGKKYLLNLIDTPGHVDFSHEVRRSLMACEGALIIVDASQGVEAQTVANLYLALEYDLDLLPVINKIDLPAADIERAQEAIDAELGLDPFEAIPCSAKTGLHVEDVLEGVVNKLPPPQGDPKAPLKALVFDAYFDKYRGVILQIRVMEGTLKTKDAIHFMHGGRDYKVDELGINQLKLVPKDKLSAGEVGYVVAGVKSVQDIEVGDTITLQEHPADAPIPGYQKARQVVFSSIYPMSTDQYPDLVKALDKLAINDAALTYEKDSSAALGFGFRCGFLGLLHLDVVQERLQREFDLGLVISAPSVKYKLKLRDGKEIEVDNPSNWPDPTVIDEIIEPYIRASILTPEEYVGPVMELCREHRSESQTMNYLSAGRLEVVSEMPLGEVLFDFYDKLKMITRGYGSFDHEPLEYRKTDIVKVEILVNKEPVDTLAYLVHREKARQRALHYCERLAKEIPRHQFKIPIQGVIGGNVIARSTINALRKDVTAKCYGGDISRKKKLLEKQKKGKAKMKQFGSVTIPQAAFVAVLKQSDD; encoded by the coding sequence ATGAATCATATCCGAAACTTCTGCATTATCGCCCACATCGATCACGGTAAATCCACTCTGGCGGACCGACTGATTCAGGCCTGCAACGGCGTTTCGGACCGCGAGTTCAAAGACCAATTGCTGGACTCGATGGACATCGAGCGAGAACGCGGCATCACGATCAAAAGTAATACAGTCTCGCTGGACTACACAGCGAAGGACGGAAAGAAGTACTTGCTGAACTTGATCGATACGCCTGGCCACGTTGACTTTTCCCATGAAGTCCGCCGCAGTCTGATGGCTTGTGAAGGCGCCCTCATCATTGTCGATGCCTCTCAAGGCGTTGAAGCTCAAACGGTCGCCAATCTGTATCTCGCGCTCGAGTACGATCTGGATTTGCTGCCGGTGATCAACAAGATCGACTTGCCTGCCGCCGACATTGAACGTGCTCAGGAAGCCATCGATGCCGAATTGGGGCTCGATCCGTTCGAGGCCATTCCCTGCTCGGCCAAAACCGGATTGCATGTCGAAGATGTTCTCGAAGGCGTCGTCAACAAACTTCCACCGCCGCAGGGTGATCCGAAAGCCCCGCTCAAGGCGTTAGTGTTTGATGCGTACTTTGACAAATACCGTGGCGTGATTCTGCAGATTCGTGTCATGGAAGGAACGCTTAAGACCAAAGACGCGATTCATTTTATGCACGGTGGCCGCGACTACAAAGTTGACGAACTGGGAATCAATCAGCTCAAGTTGGTCCCCAAAGACAAACTTTCTGCTGGCGAAGTCGGCTATGTCGTGGCCGGTGTGAAGAGCGTTCAGGATATCGAAGTCGGCGACACGATCACGTTGCAGGAACATCCCGCCGATGCACCGATCCCGGGATATCAGAAAGCTCGCCAGGTCGTTTTCAGTTCGATCTATCCGATGAGCACCGATCAGTATCCGGATCTGGTTAAGGCGCTGGACAAACTCGCGATCAACGATGCCGCATTGACGTACGAGAAAGATTCCTCCGCCGCGTTGGGTTTTGGCTTTCGCTGTGGTTTCCTTGGCTTGTTGCATCTGGATGTGGTGCAGGAACGTTTGCAACGTGAGTTCGATTTGGGGCTGGTGATTTCTGCTCCGTCGGTCAAGTACAAACTCAAGTTGCGCGACGGCAAAGAAATCGAAGTCGACAATCCTTCGAATTGGCCTGACCCAACGGTGATTGATGAGATTATCGAGCCCTACATTCGGGCGTCGATTTTGACTCCGGAGGAGTACGTTGGTCCCGTGATGGAACTTTGCCGCGAGCATCGTAGTGAGAGCCAAACGATGAACTATCTTTCGGCCGGACGTCTGGAGGTGGTCAGCGAGATGCCGCTTGGTGAGGTCCTGTTTGATTTTTACGACAAACTAAAAATGATTACTCGGGGTTACGGTTCGTTTGATCACGAGCCGCTTGAGTATCGCAAGACGGACATTGTTAAAGTTGAAATTCTGGTCAACAAAGAGCCGGTCGACACGCTGGCCTATTTGGTCCATCGAGAGAAAGCTCGTCAACGTGCCCTGCACTACTGCGAACGACTGGCCAAAGAGATTCCACGCCATCAGTTCAAGATTCCGATTCAGGGAGTCATCGGCGGGAACGTGATCGCCCGTTCGACAATCAATGCGTTGCGCAAAGACGTGACGGCGAAGTGCTATGGTGGCGATATCTCGCGAAAGAAGAAGCTGCTGGAAAAGCAGAAAAAAGGTAAGGCCAAGATGAAGCAGTTTGGCAGCGTGACGATTCCGCAGGCGGCTTTCGTGGCCGTGTTGAAGCAGAGCGACGACTAA
- a CDS encoding PilZ domain-containing protein, which translates to MLGNLSQFVSPSIEQLLSKLQADEDNYELELRTLGREKLVLPVQLTTPDGEFELHAFSRNVSQGGIGLIAPQPFSPNSVMRLTLNMRTGKTIHVVECRWCETFGQTYWTSGWELKSKALDVQTVLNAEAVFDSEVRSSEREKYAIPVVVHQPGERPKVHAFTRNMSGDGVNLVANKPVCCNEKCTLEFVRNDGERSGIVAECIWLQEYGADCWMSGWQFSSE; encoded by the coding sequence ATGCTCGGCAATCTTTCGCAGTTCGTCAGCCCTTCAATTGAGCAACTGCTCTCTAAACTTCAGGCTGATGAAGACAACTACGAATTGGAATTGCGTACCCTCGGCCGAGAGAAACTGGTGCTTCCTGTTCAACTTACTACTCCGGATGGAGAGTTCGAACTGCACGCGTTCTCGAGGAATGTTTCTCAGGGTGGAATCGGGTTGATCGCACCCCAGCCCTTTTCTCCCAATTCTGTGATGCGTCTGACGCTAAATATGCGTACGGGCAAAACGATTCACGTGGTCGAATGTCGCTGGTGCGAAACATTTGGGCAAACCTATTGGACGTCTGGTTGGGAGTTGAAGTCGAAAGCATTGGATGTGCAAACAGTCCTTAATGCGGAGGCCGTGTTTGACAGCGAGGTCCGTTCATCGGAACGCGAGAAGTATGCGATTCCTGTTGTCGTTCATCAGCCTGGAGAACGGCCAAAGGTTCACGCGTTTACTCGCAATATGTCTGGCGACGGTGTCAATCTGGTTGCCAATAAACCGGTATGCTGTAACGAGAAGTGCACGCTCGAGTTCGTTCGCAACGATGGCGAACGCAGCGGGATCGTTGCCGAATGTATCTGGCTGCAAGAGTACGGCGCTGATTGCTGGATGTCCGGCTGGCAATTTTCAAGCGAATGA
- a CDS encoding efflux RND transporter periplasmic adaptor subunit has translation MRSNIYKFWQPLVWLTVIIGLAAGAWLTRGQWRPLIVATESSEHDHPTPAPNEERKTLELNSQARANLGLKSKPVSVQTYWRSIEIPGVIVDRPGVTDRGITSPLEGVVTQVYAFEGDVVRPGDKLFRLRMVSDSLQQAQSELFKAVRETEIVRMEISRVSKLIDSGVLPGKRMIELDQKLKRQSALIDAHQQDLIARGLDETQIEQIKQGDFLTSIEIFAPPMNESNSALSSDNSLTANGSDSEDFFEIQQLKVDLGHQVESGKPLAILANHRSLYIKGHAFKKEASKLAKAAEKSWEVDVEFTEDNAEDWSPLQQTFQIRHLANTTDPDSRTFDFFISLNNQSIVYERDDRPFIVWRFRPGQRVRISVPVEEIKNVIVLPSTAVYQDGPEAFVFQQNGDLFNQISVKVLHRDRSNVVIANDGSVSPGFYLAQNAAASLNRILKAQASSGSTPAGYHVHADGSVHGAH, from the coding sequence ATGCGATCAAATATATACAAGTTCTGGCAGCCCCTTGTCTGGCTGACCGTGATCATTGGCTTGGCCGCCGGAGCATGGTTGACTCGCGGCCAATGGCGTCCGCTGATTGTTGCGACAGAAAGTTCGGAACACGATCACCCTACGCCGGCACCAAACGAAGAACGAAAAACGCTGGAGCTCAACAGTCAGGCTCGCGCGAACCTCGGACTGAAATCTAAACCGGTCAGTGTGCAAACTTATTGGCGCAGCATCGAAATCCCGGGGGTAATCGTCGATCGCCCAGGAGTAACTGATCGCGGAATCACTTCTCCGCTCGAAGGCGTGGTGACTCAAGTCTATGCCTTCGAAGGTGACGTCGTGCGACCTGGCGACAAGCTGTTTAGATTGCGAATGGTTAGCGATTCGCTTCAGCAGGCCCAGTCGGAGCTGTTCAAAGCGGTCAGGGAAACGGAGATCGTCAGAATGGAGATATCACGCGTGTCAAAACTGATCGATTCTGGAGTCTTGCCCGGAAAGCGAATGATCGAACTGGACCAAAAACTCAAACGCCAGTCGGCTTTGATCGATGCCCACCAGCAGGACCTGATCGCGCGCGGGTTGGATGAAACGCAGATCGAACAGATCAAACAGGGAGACTTTCTGACTTCTATCGAGATCTTCGCTCCGCCGATGAACGAATCCAATTCTGCGCTTTCAAGTGACAACTCCCTAACTGCAAACGGTTCGGACTCGGAAGACTTTTTCGAAATCCAGCAGCTTAAAGTCGATCTTGGACATCAAGTGGAATCCGGAAAACCATTGGCCATCCTCGCAAACCATCGATCGTTGTATATCAAGGGCCATGCTTTTAAAAAGGAAGCTTCCAAGCTGGCGAAAGCTGCTGAAAAAAGCTGGGAAGTCGATGTCGAGTTCACCGAAGACAACGCGGAAGACTGGAGTCCGTTGCAACAGACGTTTCAGATTCGCCATCTCGCGAATACGACCGATCCTGACAGTCGCACTTTCGATTTCTTCATCTCGTTGAACAACCAGTCGATCGTTTATGAACGCGACGATCGTCCGTTCATTGTTTGGCGATTCCGCCCTGGACAACGGGTACGAATCTCGGTTCCCGTGGAAGAGATCAAGAACGTGATCGTGCTTCCATCAACAGCAGTCTATCAGGATGGCCCGGAAGCGTTTGTGTTCCAACAGAACGGTGACCTGTTCAATCAGATCTCCGTAAAAGTGCTTCATCGAGATCGCAGCAACGTCGTGATCGCAAACGATGGCAGCGTATCGCCCGGATTCTACCTGGCTCAAAACGCGGCGGCTTCGCTGAACCGAATCCTCAAGGCTCAGGCCTCAAGTGGCTCAACGCCTGCCGGTTACCACGTCCACGCCGACGGCAGTGTTCACGGGGCTCACTAG